A genomic window from Bdellovibrio sp. SKB1291214 includes:
- the hemH gene encoding ferrochelatase, with amino-acid sequence MAKTGVLLLNIGSPRSYEVPDVKKYLTHFLMDKEVINLPFILRWPLVNLLIVPKRGPISAGNYKKIWMENGSPLTVYTVEFAEMLQQELGDKYLVKVGMRYSDPDIPTALKEFAAAGIEHVLLAPMYPQYADATTGSSLREVERQIKKLHLNFKVKSIRDFYQHPSFVDPGVEIAQEFLKGKEVSHYLFSFHGLPESHVKVNQGCLTTADCCIQPNACNKPCYRAQCLATATSMAAKMGLSKDQWSLSYQSRLGRAEWLKPSTEETIAKLADKKSIAVLCPSFVADCIETLEEIGIGGEETFHHAGGKDYHLVPCVNVNEKWVNKFARFVESQG; translated from the coding sequence ATGGCTAAAACAGGCGTATTACTACTCAACATCGGGAGTCCTCGCTCTTACGAAGTTCCAGATGTTAAAAAGTATCTGACACATTTCTTGATGGATAAGGAAGTCATCAATCTGCCATTCATCTTACGTTGGCCGTTAGTAAATCTTTTGATCGTTCCCAAGAGAGGGCCTATCTCTGCTGGAAACTATAAGAAGATCTGGATGGAAAATGGCTCCCCGCTGACTGTTTACACGGTGGAGTTCGCAGAAATGTTGCAACAGGAACTGGGTGACAAGTATCTGGTAAAAGTGGGTATGCGCTATAGCGATCCGGATATTCCAACCGCATTAAAAGAGTTTGCAGCGGCGGGAATCGAGCATGTTTTACTGGCTCCGATGTATCCTCAATATGCTGATGCGACAACGGGATCTTCACTGCGAGAGGTTGAACGTCAGATCAAAAAGCTTCATCTGAACTTCAAGGTAAAAAGCATCCGCGATTTCTATCAACATCCTTCGTTTGTGGACCCGGGTGTGGAAATTGCCCAAGAGTTTTTAAAAGGAAAGGAAGTCAGTCACTACCTGTTCTCCTTTCATGGCTTGCCCGAAAGCCACGTGAAAGTAAACCAAGGGTGCCTAACCACCGCCGACTGCTGTATCCAACCCAATGCCTGCAATAAGCCATGTTACCGCGCCCAGTGCCTGGCGACGGCCACATCGATGGCAGCAAAAATGGGTCTTTCGAAAGATCAATGGAGTCTCTCGTATCAATCACGATTGGGCCGTGCTGAGTGGTTGAAACCTTCGACAGAAGAAACTATCGCAAAACTTGCTGATAAAAAGAGCATCGCCGTTCTATGTCCCTCGTTCGTCGCAGATTGTATCGAGACATTGGAGGAAATCGGTATTGGTGGTGAAGAAACTTTCCATCATGCCGGCGGCAAAGACTATCACTTGGTTCCTTGTGTAAACGTGAACGAAAAATGGGTGAATAAGTTTGCCCGTTTCGTGGAATCTCAAGGTTGA